One part of the Quercus lobata isolate SW786 chromosome 7, ValleyOak3.0 Primary Assembly, whole genome shotgun sequence genome encodes these proteins:
- the LOC115953406 gene encoding T-complex protein 1 subunit theta-like codes for MGLQMQSHGIQSMLKEGHKHLSGLDEAVLKNINACKALSIITGTSLGPNGMNKMVINHLDKLFVTNDAATIVNELEVQHPAAKILVLAGKAQQEEIGDGANLTISFAGELLRNAEELIRMGLHPSEIISGYTKAINKTVEILEELVENGSETMDVHNKDQVLSRIRAAVASKQFGQEDILCSPVADACIQVCPKNPANFNVDNIRVAKLLGGGLHNSTVVRGMVLKSDAVGSLKQIEKAKVAVFVGGVDSSATETKGTVLIHSAEQLENYSKTEEAKIEELIRSVADSGAKVIVSGAAVGEMALHFCERYKLMVLKISSKFELRRFCRTTGAVAMLKLSQPNPDDLGYVDSISVEEIGGVRVIIVKNEEGGNSVSTVVLRGSTDSILDDLERAVDDGVNTYKAMCRDSRVVPGAAATEIELAKRVKEFSYKETGLDQYAVAKFAESFEMVPKTLAENAGLNAMEIISSLYAEHASGNSKVGIDLKEGVCKDVSTLCVWDLYITKFFALKYAADAACTVLRLDQIIMAKPAGGPKRDQPAGMDED; via the exons ATGGGATTACAAATGCAGTCACATGGAATACAATCAATGCTGAAAGAAGGCCATAAACACCTCTCTGGTCTCGACGAAGCCGTTCTCAAGAACATCAATGCCTGCAAGGCATTGTCCATTATCACTGGGACCTCTCTTGGTCCCAATg GTATGAACAAGATGGTTATCAATCATTTAGACAAGCTGTTTGTGACCAACGATGCCGCCACTATTGTGAATGAACTTGAGGTTCAGCATCCTGCTGCTAAGATTCTTGTTTTGGCTGGCAAGGCCCAACAAGAGGAAATTGGGGACGGTGCTAATTTGACAATTTCTTTTGCTGGGGAGCTCCTTCGAAATGCTGAGGAACTTATAAGGATGGGCCTGCACCCAAGTGAGATCATCAGTGGGTATACTAAAGCCATCAATAAGACAGTTGAAATCTTGGAAGAGCTGGTTGAGAACGGTTCTGAGACTATGGATGTGCATAATAAGGATCAAGTTCTTTCTCGCATCAGAGCCGCTGTTGCTAGCAAGCAGTTTGGTCAAGAAGATATCTTGTGCTCCCCTGTTGCTGAT GCATGCATCCAAGTGTGCCCGAAGAACCCAGCAAACTTTAATGTTGATAACATCCGTGTTGCTAAGCTCTTGGGAGGAGGTCTGCATAATTCTACAGTAGTTCGGGGCATGGTTTTGAAAAGTGATGCTGTGGGGAGTTTAAAGCAAATCGAGAAGGCAAAG GTTGCTGTGTTTGTTGGTGGTGTTGATTCTTCTGCAACTGAAACGAAAGGAACTGTCTTAATTCATTCTGCTGAGCAG CTAGAAAACTACTCAAAAACTGAAGAAGCAAAGATTGAGGAGCTTATCAGATCAGTTGCAGATTCAGGTGCCAAAGTAATTGTCAGTGGAGCAGCGGTAGGAGAGATGGCATTACACTTCTGTGAGCGTTATAA GCTCATGGTTCTGAAGATCTCTTCAAAATTTGAGTTGCGTCGATTTTGCCGAACAACTGGTGCTGTTGCAATG CTGAAGCTTAGCCAGCCTAACCCAGATGATTTGGGATATGTTGATTCTATTTCAGTTGAGGAAATTGGTGGTGTTAGG gTCATTATTGTCAAGAATGAAGAAGGTGGGAACTCTGTTTCCACTGTGGTTTTACGAGGAAGTACTGATAGTATACTAGATGACCTTGAAAGAGCAGTTGATGATGGAGTCAACACCTACAAG GCCATGTGCCGGGATAGCCGTGTCGTACCTGGGGCTGCCGCTACTGAGATTGAGTTAGCTAAAAGAGTGAAGGAATTCTCATACAAAGAAACAGG ATTGGATCAGTATGCAGTAGCAAAATTTGCTGAAAGTTTTGAGATGGTTCCTAAAACGCTGGCTGAGAATGCTGGGCTTAATGCAATGGAGATCATATCTTCTCTATATGCTGAACATGCATCTGGTAATAGCAAAGTGGGTATTGACTTGAAGGAAGGTGTTTGCAAGGATGTCTCAACCTTGTGTGTCTGGGACCTTTACATCACTAA GTTCTTTGCTCTCAAATATGCTGCAGATGCTGCTTGCACTGTACTGCGGTTGGACCAG ATTATAATGGCAAAACCAGCAGGTGGTCCAAAGAGAGATCAGCCTGCAGGGATGGATGAGGACTAG